DNA from Paludisphaera mucosa:
TGCGGTAGGCGTCGTACATCCCGGGGTCTTCGATCGTCGCGGTCTGCACCGCGGCGTTGTTGACGGTCGTGAGGTGGGCGCCGCCTTCATAGGCGTCGAGCGGAAGGCCGTAGGCGGCCGCCGCCTGGACCTGCGACCGGATCGTCCCCGCCGAGGCGTCGATCTGCTGAATCGTCGACGCCAGCAGAGCGGCGGGGTCCGTCGTCGAATTCGCCACGGCGGGCGTCGGGCTCACATAGGGAGCGATCGCCACCGACTTGATGTACTGCGTCACGTCGCCGTAGAGGCGTTGGACGATTTCCAGGCCCGTCCTGGTGTACGTCGGCGAGATCGCCCAGCTGCCGAACACGGGGATGACGCGCGAGAAGTCGGGGCCGTACTCCTGACGGAAGATGTCGGAGAGACGTTTCGTCTGGAGGGCCGACTCCTGCGCGACCCTGTCCATGTCGTTCGTCGCCGTGACGCGCGTATCGGTCCTGGCCATGGCGAGGACCTGGGAATACTCGAGGAAAGCCTGGTTCCAGGTCTCGTTGCTGTACTCGAAGTGAACCTTGAGCCCGGCGTTCAGCTCGCTGTGCAGGAGGTCGGCGAGGTTGCGAACGTAGTCGTCGTCCGCCAGGGCGGCGACCGTGATCCACATGTCCTTCCCGGTCTCGTTGCACAGTTCGATCATCTGCTCATAAGGGACGTTCGATTTGAAGAAATCGTCCGCGACCGCCCGCTGCGACCAGGTTCGTACGGTGGAGTTGTTCGTGCCCTCCCAGGGCATGAAGCGGATGTAGTCGAAGGGCTCGACCGACTTGAGGAACTCGCGCGTGAAGAGCTGGCTGCCGTCGGTCGGGTATCCGGGCGCCCAGATGTGCAGGTCGGACATCGGGTTCGTCGCGTCCGTCGAGATCACGGACATGAAGAGGTTGCGGGAGGGGTCGGTTATCCCCCCGGCGCCGACGATGACCGTGCCTCGCGTGACCCCGTCGGCCCCCTTCACCATGGGTGCGGCCAGGACGCCGACGCCCGAGAAATCGACCGACGCCGTCCCCTCGTAACTCACCTGATACACGCCGTCGGGATACTTGGCGAGAGTCGCGTAGGCGACGGCGGCCGCGAGCGGATAGCCCGTCGTCGTCTTCGGGATGCTCGGATCCGCCGACCATCCCGGGAGCGTGCTGACCTTGCTCCAGCCGTTCATGACCTGACCGATGTCGGTCCAGATCTCGTCCTGGTCCCAGGGGTAGTTGTGCTCGAGGTTCACGCCTACGCCGCTGAGGAGCGCGCGTCGCTCCATTTGTTCGAAGCCCGGCCGACGGCCGGGCCTTCGTCCCAGTCTCTTCATATCATCCTCATAGGGCTAGCAGGTTGCGGATCGTCGCTGAGGAGCCCTTCGCAGGGCGCAGAGGGGCCGGGAGAGGCCCCGGTCGGCTGTCGTCGTCGACCGAAGAGAGCGCGCAGAAGCGGCCGCACGGAGTCGGCGGATCCGCTTCATGCATGTAGACACATTTGTAATAGAATTTGATTACAGGTTGGCGACCTACGAGTCTATCAGCAGGTAGCCGGAATTAAAGCATGTCGCATATTTTGTCGATCCGTGCGTACATTGATCTATTCATAGCGATCGCCACGACGCGAGTGAGCATGGCTGGAGGCTCACAAATCGGGATCTCGGTCGGACATGAGACTTAAAGACCTGAAATCGGAATCACCTCAAATAATTTAAACATCATAATTCACCGGTCCTGATCGGACCTCGCCGCCCGATCTCCGCGAGGGTGGAGACGTCGTCCCGCGGTCCGGAGGTGCGCCGAGGCCTTCCCGCCCGGCCGCGTCCGGAGGATAATTCATCGGGAAGCTGCGCGAGGTTTCGGGGACTCTTCGACCCGCCCCGGCTCCCTGGTTCGACGTGCGATCGGACGGCGGATCGATCGACGGATCGACCATTTCCCCGGTCGAGGACGGATGCGGGCTTCCGAGTGACGGAATTTCTCGGGAACCGCCCGGCCCCCAGGAGCGTCCAAGACTCCAAATGACGCGGAACCTCGACGAAACCAGTCTCGTGCAAGCGTGTCGCGCCGGCCGGACCGAGGCCTACGGCGAGCTGGTCGAGCGCTGCCAGGACAGGCTCTATCCGATGTTGCTGCGTCTCCTGGGCTCCCCGGAGGACGCCCAGGATGTGCTCCAGGATGCGTTCATCCGCGGTTTCGAGAAGCTGGACCAGTATCAGGGGGAGAGCACCTTCTACACCTGGATGTACCGGATCGCCGTGAACCTCGCGATGAGTCGCCTGCGCAGGCCTCGTCTCCGCCGCCTGCTGCGGCTGCTCGACGCGCATCGAGGTCGGCCCGCTCTCGACCCGCCCGACGAGTCGCCGTCGAGCACTCCTTCCTATGCGGCCGAGCGTGCGGAGCGTGAGGCGATCGTCGGGGCGGCGCTCGCGGCCCTGGATCCGGACCACCGGGCGGTGGTGGTCCTCAAGGATTATGAGGGTCGACGGTACGAGGAGATCGGCGAGCTGCTCGGCGTGCCGATCGGCACGGTCCGAAGCCGTCTCCATCGGGCCCGCCATCAATTGCGGCTTCGGCTCCAATCGCTGATCGAGGATGAGCGACCCTCACGACCGATCCTCCCCGGCGTGGAAAAGGCCCTCTCCTGACCCCGGCGCCCCGCGGCGGGCGCCCTCCACCGAATCTCAACGACCTCAAAGATCATCATGAGCGACGACCTCGAGACACTGATCTCGGCCTACCTGGACGACGAGCTGACGCCCGAACAACGGCGCGAGGCGGAAGCGGCGGTCGCCGCCGAGCCGACGAGGGCCGACGAGCTGCGTTCGCTCGGGGCCGTTCACGAGCTGCTCGCCGCACTTTCTCGGCCCGCCGCCCCCGACATGACGGGAAGAGTGCTGGCGAGGCTCGCCGCATCGCCGTCGCCGACGTGGGGGGACATCCGCGCCTTCCCCGCAGTTCCCGCCCTCCGTCGCGCAGCGGCTGCGGCCGTGCTGGTCGCCGGATTCCTCGGCGTGCTGGCCGTGGCCCGCTTCCGGGGCGATCGGCGGCCGGATCATCCGATATCGGCACGCCCAATCGTCCCCCCGGTCGCGATCGCCGAGCCGGCCGTCGCTCGCGATCCGGTCGCCGTCGTCGATCCCATCGGGCCGCCGACATCGGTCGCCGGAGCGGGATCCGGCGTCTTCGACCCGCCCAGCCCCACTTACCCGGCCCGACTCGTCGCTCGCGAGCTGCTGGACCGTCCCGGGCCGTATCGCGTATTCCTGGTCTCGGGCGTCGACGACCAGGCCAAGGATGCGGAAGTGGCCTCGCTTCTCGGGCTTTCGTCCCACCGCGATTTTTACCGTTTCGACGTGCCGGCGGGGGAAAGTCCCAGGACGCCGCGCTCGTTAGTCTACGCGGCCGAACTGGACCCGAATGAGCTTTCCACCCTGCGGTCGCGTCTCGCGGCGGCCTTCCCGGGACGTCTCGACGAGGGGAATTCGGCAGCTTTACTCATGAGCGAGCTGTCGCAGCTCGGCCAGGCGACGACCTTTCGGGCCGATCCGGCGGCCGAGGTCCTCTTTCCCCAGACGAAGATGGCTCTCCGGCTCCCCGCCGAGCCTCCTCAACCCGGCGGGCCGCAACGAGGCGAGGGAACGCTCGCGGCCGAAGACCCGGTCCGTCCCGGACAAGCCTCCCTGGTCGGTCCCCCCGAGCCGTCGTCGGTCGTCCTGATCTGGATGCTCGGAGCCGTTCCGGATTGATTCCGTCGGGAGCCTCGTCGCATTCGACGCAAGCACTCGGCTTTTCAGGAGATGCATCTATTCCTCGGGATGCCGCAGCGATCGATGGCAGGTGGCGGGGACCCGACGGTCGGACGGGAGCAGTCACCTTTCGCCCCGGGACGGAATGAGTCATACTGTACGTCGGCCCTTGTAAAGCGGGCGTCGAGGCCCGGCAGCGGCTGCGTTCGGAGGACTATCGGTCGTGTCCATGCATCCAGAAGCTCCCGCCAAGAGTTCCACCCGAGTCCTCGTGTCGCTGGCCACGTTCAACGAGGCCGAGAATCTCGAGCCTCTCGTCGAGAGTATCCGGAGCTACGCGCCCGACGCCTCGATCCTGGTCATCGACGACAATTCGCCGGACGGAACCGGCAAGATCGCCGACGCCCTCGTGGCCCGGCTGAAGGACGTCGCCGTCATCCACCGAAGCGGCAAGCTGGGGCTCGGGACCGCGACCCTGGAAGCGATGTCGTACGCGATCCGGAACAAGTTCGACTACCTCCTGAACATGGACGCCGACTTCAGTCACCCGCCGCGCTTCATCCCTGCGATCCTGGCGGGGATGGCCGATCACGACGTGATGATCGGCTCGCGATACGTGCCGGGCGGCGGCGTGGAGGGGGAGTTCAACCTCAAGCGCAAGTTCATGAGCACAGGGATCAACGTTTACGCCCGGACCTTCCTGGGGCTGAACACACGCGACAACAGCGGAGCCTTCCGCTGCTATCGGGTCTCCAAGCTGGCCGAGATCGACGTCACGAAGGTCCGATCCCGGGGATATTCGTTCCAGGAAGAAATCCTCTTCTGGTGCAAAAAGGTCGGCTGTCGCTTCGGCGAGACGCCCATCCTCTTCGAGAATCGTCGGGCGGGGATGTCGAAAATCAACTCGCGCGAGGCCGTCGCCGCGCTCTGGATCATCTTCCGCCTGGGCGTGGGCCGCATGGTGGGCCGCGTGTGAGTTGGTGGACCCGCCCGGCCGTCCGGGTCGAGCCGCGTGGAGGACGAATCGCGCGATGATCGAGGTCCATCGGCTTTCGAAGAGCTACGGCCCTGTACAGGCCCTGGATCGCATCTCCTTCGCGCTGGGCCGCGGCGAAGTCGCGGGGCTCCTCGGCCCGAACGGGGCGGGCAAGACCACCACGATGCGGATCTTGACCACTTACCTCGCCCCGACCAGCGGGCGGGCCGTCCTCTGCGGCCGCGACGTGCTCGACGAGCCTCTGGAAGTCCGCCGCAATGTGGGCTACCTCCCCGAGAACGTGCCGCTGTACGGAGAGATGCGGGTGCGCGAGCTGCTGGAATTCCGCGCCCGCTTGAAGGACGTCCCGCGATCGAAGCGGCGGCACTCGGTCTCCGGGGCGATCGCGCGCTGCGGCCTGGGCGAGGTCGAAAACCGCCCGGTCGGCAAGCTCTCGCGAGGGTTTCGCCAGCGTGTCGGCCTGGCCGACGCGATCGTCCACGACCCGCCGATCCTGATCCTCGACGAGCCGACGGCCGGGATGGACCCGATCCAGGTCCGCGAGGTCCGGAGTCTGGTGCGCGAGCTGGGCGAGCGGCACACGGTCCTGCTTTCGACCCATATCATGTCGGAGGTCGAGGCCGTCTGCAGCCGGGTGGTCATCATCGCCCAGGGGCGGATCGCCCTCGACGCCCCCGTGGCCGAGTTGCGATCCGACGCCGCGCTGCTCGTGGAGGCGCGCGGCCCGGCCGAGGCGATCCGCAAGCTGCTCATGGCCGTCCCCGGCGTGGCCTCGGTCCGGATCGCGGGCGACCGGGACGGCGTCGCGAGCCTCGAACTCGGGTTGAAGCCCGGAGAAGATCCCCGCGAGGTCATCGCGATGCGGGTGGCCGCCAATGGCTGGCCGCTCCGGGGCCTGGAGACGCGACGCCGATCGCTGGAAGAGCGGTTCGTCGAAGCGGTATCGCGGTCGAGCCTCGACGCGCTGGACAGGGAGGCCGGCTGACGCCATGCGACACGTCCCGACCCTCCTCGCCCGCGAGCTGGGCGCCTACTTCCTGAGCCCGACGGCCTACCTGGTGCTCATCGGCTTCCAAGTCGTCGCCTTCCTGAATTTCTGGGAGCTGATCGAGTCCCTCGCCCGGCCCCAGGTCGAGTTTTCCAGCCTGCGCGACCCGATGAGCGCCTACATCTCGGGGAGCACCCCGTTCTGGTTCGCGGTCCTGGCCGCGGTCCCCGTGCTGACGATGCGTCTGCTGGCCGAGGAAAGCCGCTCGGGGACGATCGAGACCCTGGCGACGTTGCCGATCACCGAGGGCGAGATCGTCGTCTCCAAATGGCTCGCCGGAGTGGTGATGTACCTCTTCCTGCTAGTCCCGTTCGCCCTCTACCTGCCTTTCCTGTACTACCAGGGGAGGTACGAGTTCGACACGGGACCGCTCCTAAGCCTGGGCGTCGGCCTGACCACGATGGGAATGCTATTCATCGCGATCGGCCTCTTCTTCAGCTCGCTGACGCGCAACCAGGTCGTGGCGGCGGTCTGGACGTTCGTGGCGCTCTTCGTCCTGGTCGTGATGTCGCTGCTGTTGGTGGTCTTCGCGTCCGAGCGGCGATGGTCGGGCTGGGCGGACGCGGCCCGCCACGTGGCGATCCTCCACCAGATCCACGACTTCGCCCTGGGACGGCTGGACCTTCGGACGATCGCGCTCCACCTTTCGGCCTGCATCTTCGTGCTCTTTGCGACGACCACGCTCCTCACCGCGAGGCGGGGATGCTGAATCGAACCGTCCCGCCGGGGGCCGCCTCGTGACGACGTCTTCCCATGTCTGGTCGTTCCTGGGCCGCCCCGAGGTCTGGATCGGGCTCGCCGCGGTGGGGAGCTCTCTCGTCCTCTTCTGGAGCCTGCGGGGGGCCCCGCCGGGCTTCTCGGCGGAGGGCGACGACGAGTCGGAGGCGCCGCCGTCCTCGTATCGCGACCGGGCGATCGCCGGGGCCGCGACCGGACTGCTGATGATCATGATCGGTGCGGGACTGGCCAGCACCTGGGGCGTCCTCTGGTCGCTCCCGGTCTTCGCGTTCGGCTTCGGCCTGGTGCTCACGCTGATCGTCGTCAACGACCGCTACCGCCACGTCAGCCCCGCCCTCCGGCGGACCGTCGCCCTCTCACGCGCGGGCCTCAACACGTCGCTCCTCGCCGGAACGTTGATCGTGGTGAACGTCATCGCCTATCGCTATGGCGGTCACGTAATCGACCTGACGCGAGAACGGGCCTACTCACTCTCGAGCCTGAGCCGCAATCAGGTCGATTCGCTGGAACGGCCCGTCGTCTTCCACCTGATCCACGGACGTAGCGCCCTGGCTCGACGCCAGTACGACCGGGTCTCGCAACTCCTGGAACTTTACCGATCGGCCCGCCCCGACCTCGTCCGCGTCGAGCCGCTCGACCGCGTCGCCGAACTGTCGCGGGTCGACGACCTAGCCCGGCGAGCCCCTCAGCTCGCGGTGATGCAGGGCGGCGGCGTGCTGATCGAATACGGCGCAGGCGACGACGCCCGATTCGCCGCGATCAGCAACCAGGAGATGTTCGACAGGCCTTCGGACCCCCGAGGACTCGGTGCCGGCGTTTACGAGTCGGCGTTCAAGGGCGAGGACGCCGTGACCTCGGCGCTCATACGTCTTCGCGAAGGGAAGACGTCCAAGGTCGCGTTCACCACGGGGCACGGCGAGTCCGGCTCATCCCGCATCGCCGCCGAGGGTTCCGCGATCGACGTCTGGCGGTCGCGACTCGCGTCCACCGGTTGCGAGATCATCGACTGGAACCTCTTGCAAGGGCCCGTTCCCGAGGATGTCGAGCTGGTGATCGTGGCGGGCCCCAAGGAGCCCTTCAAGCCCCAGGAAGCCGCCCGGCTGCGCACCTACGCCGACCGCGGCAAGCCCCTGCTGGCCTGCCTCGGCAACTCGGTGCCGACGGGGCTCGACGACTTCCTGAAATCGTTCAACCTGGAACTGGGCAAGGGCCTGCTCGTCGACCCACGGCTCAACCTCAATGGCCAGCTCCGGTTCGTCTTCTGTCTGTTCGAGCCGGCGATCCGCCATCCGGTTTCGAATGGGCTGGGCGGCGATCGAGCGCTGCTCGTCGTCAACGGCGCCCCGATCCAGTTCGTCGGGACCAAGGGGGCGGCCGACGAGAACGCCGCCTCCGTCAGCCCACGCATGGTCCCCGCGCCGATCGTCCGCAGCGGATCAGGGTCCTGGGCCGAGTCCGACCCCGACATGCTCCAGCCGGCTTACGACAAGGACAAGGATCAGCGAGGACCGATCATCGTCGCCGCGGCGGTCGCCGAGAAGGCGCAGGTGTCGGGACGCGAGGTCCTCAAGCCCCGCTTCGTGCTGGTCTCCAGCCGGGCCGCGAGCGACGATTCCGTCCAGGGCCTCGAGCCGACGAACCTCGATTTGCTGATGAACGCCGCGAGCTGGCTGCGCGGCCGGGAAGACTCGGTCGGCGTGCCGCCCAAGGTCCACGCGGCCCTGACCCTTACCGCCGACCCCGGGCTGCGCTGGCGCCTGATCTTGGCACCGACGATCGTCGCGATCGGCTTCGTGGCCGGCGTGGGGGCGCTCGTCTACTACATCCGGCGCGAGTGAGGCGCGGCTCACATCCGACTCGACCGGGGAACCATGCGCAGACCACGATCGACCTACCTCCTGATCGCCCTCTTTTTCACCGCTCTGCTCGCTCTTTGGGGCCTGGAACGAGCGGGCGTCCTCACGGAAGCGGAGCGCGACCGGAGGCGCGACCGCGTCCTGCCTGAGCTGATCGACGTCAACGCCGCGAGCGTGCGGCGGCTGGAGATCGACCGCGGCGCGGAGCGGCTCGTCTTCGAGCGAGTGGGCCCGAAAAGCTGGCGTCTGGAGCCCATCGGAGTCGACGCACGGACGGACGAGGTCGAACGGCTCATCGCCACGCTGAAGGGTCTGCGGAAGTCGCCCGAGGCCGGCGCGATCGACGGCCCGGCCGCGAGCTACGGCCTGGCCCCGCCCGCCGCGACGGTGAGGGTCTGGACCGGGGACGCCGGGCCGCCCGACGCGACTCTCGAAATCGGCCGGAAGTCCCAGGCGGACCTCTTCGTACGATCCGGCCGGGACGCCGACCTCGCCGTCGTCGATCAGAGGATGCTGGCCGTCGTCGATCGTCCCGCCGTCGAGTGGCGCGAGACCGTCCTCGTGCCCGCATCGGCGCTCCCGATCGTGGCGATGTCGATCCGACGACCCGGGCTGGAGGCGACGGCGGAACGCAAGGAACGCGGAGCCTGGAGGTTGACGACGCCCGTGCGTTTCCCGGCCGACGCCGCCAGGATCGAGAAGGCGCTCACCGCCGTCACGACGCTTCAGGTCGACCCCGGATCGGGCGGCTTCGTCGCCGATCGCGTCCGCGACTTCACTCCCTATGGACTGGAACCGCCCACCGCGACGCTCGAGCTGCGGTCGCCGGCCGCTGGCTCGGAACCCATCATCTTGATGGTCGGCTCGAAGGTCCCGGACCACCCCGAGCAAGTGTACGTCCGCAAGGGGGGCCGCGACGACGTGATGGCTGTGGACGCCCGATTCCTGGCCGAAATACCCGCCGACCTGAAGGGCTTGCGTAGTCGCTTCGTCGCCGAGATCGTGCCGACGGAGGCGAGTCGAATCGAGATCGACGCGGCCGGCGGCCCGATCCAGATCGTCCGCGACAAGCTGGGATGGTGGCTGAAATCCCCGGTCGAAGGGCGCGCCGATAGGGGCCAGGTGGAAGCGTTGTTGAAAGGCGTGGAAGATCTTCAGGCGTCGGAATTCTTCGACCCCGCGATCCTCTCCGACTCCGGCGTCGATCCTCCCCTGCGCAGGCTGCGGATCTGGCAGGGCGAAGGCGTCATCCCCGGCCATGCGTCGGAGGAAGCCGAGCCCGCCGTCTCGCTGGCCATCGGCCGGTACGACGTGCTTCGCAAGGTGGTGTTCGCCCGGGCCGACGGCGACTCGGCGATCCTCGCCCTTCCCGACACGTTCTTGAAGGTCCTCCCGACCTCGTCGCTCGCCTTCCGCGACCGTGACCTCCCCGCCGTGGCACCCATGAGCGTCTCCAGGTTGACGATCGTCCGTCCGGGCAGGACCACGGTGCTCGAACCCGATACGGCTGGGGACCCCAACCGCTGGCGGATGGTCCAGCCGGCGAAAGCGGCCGCCGACGTCCGCGCCGTTACCGCGGCGCTGGCTCGCCTCGCCGAGTTGCGGGCCACCGAGTTCGTCGCCGACTTAAATGGCGACCTCGCCAGGTACGGTCTGAATCGTCCCATCTTCGAGATCCGCTGGGAGACGGTTCAACCCGCCGGCACGCCCCCGGCACCCAAGAGGCTGCGGATCGGTTCGGCGCTGCCGAACAAACCCTCGATCCACTACGGAACCCTGAGTGATTTTCCGGCCGTCTTTACGATCGAGGCCGAGAGCCTTCTCCCGTTCGCGGCCGAATTCCACGAGACTCGCGCGCTGTCGTTCCGGCCCCCGACGGTCCGCAGGCTGATGCTCCGCACCGAGACTCGCAACCTCGCCTACAGTCGACGAGCCCAACGCCTCGGGACGCCCGCCGACTGGTCGGCCGAGAAGGGCACCCCGACCCAGAGCGTGGACCTCTCGCGATTCGACAACCTGATCGAGGGCCTCTCCGAGCTTCGCGCCGCGCGTTTCGTCCAGTACCAAGGGCCCTTCCCACCCGGTGCGGGTCTTGAGCACCCTCGATTGAGGATTACCGTCGAATTCGTGGGCGACGCCGCGCCTGTGCGACTCCGACTGGGCTCTAAGTTCCTCGGCGACTGGGTTTGCGCGGCCGTCGGAGACGAGAATTCAGGACCCGTCTTCCTCCTCCAGGCACCGGTCTGGGAAGACTTGATTCGGGTAGCCGAGGGAGGACTTCCGCCGATCCCGGACTCCTTCATCGCGCCGGCTCCGAGTCCCTGACGGCCGATCTCCCCAAATCCGACGAAGCACGCCGAATGCGGCCGGCCCTCGTCAGGTCGATCCCATGAATACGCCAACCCTCTCAGACCTGGGATAAGCCGCGATCTCGCGAAGCCCGTTGCTCGCGACCCGGCTCCGTCCGGGCTATTTGGAGAGCGACGTCCGACGTGTTCTCAAGGGGAAGAAGATCACGGGGCCCGTCGATCTCCTGGTCGAACTATTTACCTGGAAGGACGGGACGACGCTCGATCCCGAGATCGCCCCATCGAATGAAGGCTTCTTCCCGGTTCTCGCGTTCTACCCGTCCACCTTCGAGCTGGCCATGGCCCATTACGGCTATTACAAGGCCATGTCGGCGAACTTCCCGAAGATGCTCCCGGCGGTCGGACGATACTCCCCGTTTTTTGGAGCGGCGGTTCGTGCTGGTTCGCGATCGATCTCCAGTCCGAGGGCTCCCTCGTGGTCGTCGACTCGCGAGCTGAGCAGCCGTTCGCCGAGGCCTACGCCTCCTTGCACGACTTCGTCGCGGACATGATCCGGGCCAATGACCAAAACACCCCGATCCGAGATTTGCAGGTGGGTTGATGGGTTCCTCCGACTCCCAGCCCGAGTCGCCGGCGTCGGCGACGAGGAGCCAGGTCGTCCGAGTTCTCGGTCGTAGGTCCGGTTCGCAAGGCGGTCTCGCCTCTCGGGTCGTCGAAATTTAGTATAATTGAACCAGGTCCCAGTCCATCCGCCCGCGTCGGAGCCCGCGTCGTGCTGCACATCGTGAAATTCCCACATCCCGCCCTTCGGTACGCATCACGTCCCGTCGATCGAATCGACGACGAGCTGCGCGCCGTCGTCCGCGAGATGTTCACCCTCATGTACGAGGCCCGGGGCGTCGGCCTGGCGGCGAATCAGG
Protein-coding regions in this window:
- a CDS encoding sigma-70 family RNA polymerase sigma factor, translating into MQACRAGRTEAYGELVERCQDRLYPMLLRLLGSPEDAQDVLQDAFIRGFEKLDQYQGESTFYTWMYRIAVNLAMSRLRRPRLRRLLRLLDAHRGRPALDPPDESPSSTPSYAAERAEREAIVGAALAALDPDHRAVVVLKDYEGRRYEEIGELLGVPIGTVRSRLHRARHQLRLRLQSLIEDERPSRPILPGVEKALS
- a CDS encoding anti-sigma factor family protein, which encodes MSDDLETLISAYLDDELTPEQRREAEAAVAAEPTRADELRSLGAVHELLAALSRPAAPDMTGRVLARLAASPSPTWGDIRAFPAVPALRRAAAAAVLVAGFLGVLAVARFRGDRRPDHPISARPIVPPVAIAEPAVARDPVAVVDPIGPPTSVAGAGSGVFDPPSPTYPARLVARELLDRPGPYRVFLVSGVDDQAKDAEVASLLGLSSHRDFYRFDVPAGESPRTPRSLVYAAELDPNELSTLRSRLAAAFPGRLDEGNSAALLMSELSQLGQATTFRADPAAEVLFPQTKMALRLPAEPPQPGGPQRGEGTLAAEDPVRPGQASLVGPPEPSSVVLIWMLGAVPD
- a CDS encoding polyprenol monophosphomannose synthase produces the protein MHPEAPAKSSTRVLVSLATFNEAENLEPLVESIRSYAPDASILVIDDNSPDGTGKIADALVARLKDVAVIHRSGKLGLGTATLEAMSYAIRNKFDYLLNMDADFSHPPRFIPAILAGMADHDVMIGSRYVPGGGVEGEFNLKRKFMSTGINVYARTFLGLNTRDNSGAFRCYRVSKLAEIDVTKVRSRGYSFQEEILFWCKKVGCRFGETPILFENRRAGMSKINSREAVAALWIIFRLGVGRMVGRV
- a CDS encoding ABC transporter ATP-binding protein, which translates into the protein MIEVHRLSKSYGPVQALDRISFALGRGEVAGLLGPNGAGKTTTMRILTTYLAPTSGRAVLCGRDVLDEPLEVRRNVGYLPENVPLYGEMRVRELLEFRARLKDVPRSKRRHSVSGAIARCGLGEVENRPVGKLSRGFRQRVGLADAIVHDPPILILDEPTAGMDPIQVREVRSLVRELGERHTVLLSTHIMSEVEAVCSRVVIIAQGRIALDAPVAELRSDAALLVEARGPAEAIRKLLMAVPGVASVRIAGDRDGVASLELGLKPGEDPREVIAMRVAANGWPLRGLETRRRSLEERFVEAVSRSSLDALDREAG
- a CDS encoding ABC transporter permease — encoded protein: MRHVPTLLARELGAYFLSPTAYLVLIGFQVVAFLNFWELIESLARPQVEFSSLRDPMSAYISGSTPFWFAVLAAVPVLTMRLLAEESRSGTIETLATLPITEGEIVVSKWLAGVVMYLFLLVPFALYLPFLYYQGRYEFDTGPLLSLGVGLTTMGMLFIAIGLFFSSLTRNQVVAAVWTFVALFVLVVMSLLLVVFASERRWSGWADAARHVAILHQIHDFALGRLDLRTIALHLSACIFVLFATTTLLTARRGC
- a CDS encoding GldG family protein, with amino-acid sequence MTTSSHVWSFLGRPEVWIGLAAVGSSLVLFWSLRGAPPGFSAEGDDESEAPPSSYRDRAIAGAATGLLMIMIGAGLASTWGVLWSLPVFAFGFGLVLTLIVVNDRYRHVSPALRRTVALSRAGLNTSLLAGTLIVVNVIAYRYGGHVIDLTRERAYSLSSLSRNQVDSLERPVVFHLIHGRSALARRQYDRVSQLLELYRSARPDLVRVEPLDRVAELSRVDDLARRAPQLAVMQGGGVLIEYGAGDDARFAAISNQEMFDRPSDPRGLGAGVYESAFKGEDAVTSALIRLREGKTSKVAFTTGHGESGSSRIAAEGSAIDVWRSRLASTGCEIIDWNLLQGPVPEDVELVIVAGPKEPFKPQEAARLRTYADRGKPLLACLGNSVPTGLDDFLKSFNLELGKGLLVDPRLNLNGQLRFVFCLFEPAIRHPVSNGLGGDRALLVVNGAPIQFVGTKGAADENAASVSPRMVPAPIVRSGSGSWAESDPDMLQPAYDKDKDQRGPIIVAAAVAEKAQVSGREVLKPRFVLVSSRAASDDSVQGLEPTNLDLLMNAASWLRGREDSVGVPPKVHAALTLTADPGLRWRLILAPTIVAIGFVAGVGALVYYIRRE
- a CDS encoding DUF4340 domain-containing protein, translating into MRRPRSTYLLIALFFTALLALWGLERAGVLTEAERDRRRDRVLPELIDVNAASVRRLEIDRGAERLVFERVGPKSWRLEPIGVDARTDEVERLIATLKGLRKSPEAGAIDGPAASYGLAPPAATVRVWTGDAGPPDATLEIGRKSQADLFVRSGRDADLAVVDQRMLAVVDRPAVEWRETVLVPASALPIVAMSIRRPGLEATAERKERGAWRLTTPVRFPADAARIEKALTAVTTLQVDPGSGGFVADRVRDFTPYGLEPPTATLELRSPAAGSEPIILMVGSKVPDHPEQVYVRKGGRDDVMAVDARFLAEIPADLKGLRSRFVAEIVPTEASRIEIDAAGGPIQIVRDKLGWWLKSPVEGRADRGQVEALLKGVEDLQASEFFDPAILSDSGVDPPLRRLRIWQGEGVIPGHASEEAEPAVSLAIGRYDVLRKVVFARADGDSAILALPDTFLKVLPTSSLAFRDRDLPAVAPMSVSRLTIVRPGRTTVLEPDTAGDPNRWRMVQPAKAAADVRAVTAALARLAELRATEFVADLNGDLARYGLNRPIFEIRWETVQPAGTPPAPKRLRIGSALPNKPSIHYGTLSDFPAVFTIEAESLLPFAAEFHETRALSFRPPTVRRLMLRTETRNLAYSRRAQRLGTPADWSAEKGTPTQSVDLSRFDNLIEGLSELRAARFVQYQGPFPPGAGLEHPRLRITVEFVGDAAPVRLRLGSKFLGDWVCAAVGDENSGPVFLLQAPVWEDLIRVAEGGLPPIPDSFIAPAPSP